The nucleotide sequence ACCCATGTATCCTTCCAGACATTCCAGTAGGTTTCTTCATACCGTTCCGGATCTTGCCAAAAGCCATCGGTGATTCCAAGCCAAGTCTGTCTTAGAACTAGCTCCCCTATTTCGTTCACTACGGGCTCACCGGCTGAGTTGTAGACTTGTGCATCCATCCCGAGCGCTCGAGCATTAAAATTAGCTGGTGCGATTGGCTTAAGGGGAGTGTTTGTTAAGATAATACCACCGATTTCCGTTCCACCAGAAAAATTGATAATAGGCATTTTTTTGTTTAGAACTTTTTCATACAACCAGTTCCACGGGTCCGGATTCCAAGGCTCACCTGTGGACACGACAGATTTTAAACTTGAAATATCATGCTTTTTCACAGGTTCCTCACCATATTGCATTAGGGAGCGAATCAATGTTGGAGCAATACCAAGGGATGTAATCTGATGGCGTTCTACCAATTCCCATAAACGATCAACGTTAGGGCGAGTCGGTGAACCTTCGTATAATAACATCGTTGATGCGCTCAACAGACTACCAAAGACATGGGAAGGCCCCATGATCCAGCCCATATCCGTGATCCATAATTTGACGCCGCCAAGCTGCCGATCACCCGTACCAAAAGCCCCTTTCACTGTATAGGGGCCGTGATTATGAACCGTTCCTTTCGGGCGACCCGTCGTCCCCGATGTATACACCACCATGAAAGGTTCCATGCTATCCATTGGCTCGGCTTCAAATTCCTCGATTCCGCTTTCTACTTCCATCCACACGAGATCTCTACCTTCCGTCCAAGGAATCTCTCGATCCATTCTCTTCACGACGACTACTTTTTCCACACAGGAAACCATTGAAAGGGCTTGATCAACTTCTTCTTTCACCGGAATAATTCTACCTGAGCGTAAAAATCCGTCTACGGTTATCAACATTTTTGCTTGGGCACTATCGATTCTTTTAGCAATGGGATCTGCCCCAAAACCTGAAAAATTTGGTACAAAAATGGCTCCTAGTTTAATAATAGCGAGAACGGCAACAACCACTTCGGGGATCATAGGCATATGGATGGCCACTCGATCCCCTTTAGAAATACCTTGTTGTTTCAGTCCATTGGCAACTTGATTTACCCAGTTATTTAATTCAGCATACGTATATTTCTCAACCTCGTAATCCTCTCGCTCCCAAATAATGGCGGGACGTTGAGCGATTTCCGGTTGTTGCAGCCACCGCTCCAAGCAATTGTAGGCTAGATTCAATTTCCCGCCGACAAACCAAGAGGGCCATGCGTTCCCTTTACTAAGATCCAACACTTGATGATAAGGCTGAAACCATTCAATATTGGCCCGCTTCTCCGCTTCTTTCCAAAACCACGGGATATCCTGAATCGAAGCTTCATACAATTCATCATAGCTTTCAAACCCTAGCTCTTTGATCCAGCTATAAAGCCCTGATTCTTTCATTGTTTCTTCGGTTGGAAACCACACAGCTTTTGTACTCATTTTTTTCTCCCCCAACGTCTAAATTTAATATTGTAAGTATTCCGATAGTTCGGTCTATAAGACTATATGAAGAGCCCACTTCCTACAAATTAACACAAAATAGTGTAAGCTGACGAGGTCTGAAGTGGATCTATTCATTTTTTCGCCGTTGAAGTTCCTCAACAATTTGAGGGTATATTTTATCAAGTTTATACAACCACATTAACAAAAACATGATGATAGCTATCAAAAAAGGGATATGTATATTCAAATATAAAATCATTTGTAAAGCTGTATCAGACTGTTGTGATAGATTACCGACATATCCTCCAAAGGCTAGTAACCAACCTACGATTGCTGTTCCTAACCCCGTTCCAACTTTCATACCGAAACTCGCAGCACTGTTCACTAAGCCACCTGTTCTTACCTTTGATTTCCATTCACCATATTCAACGGTATCATTAATCAAAGCATACAGCATGGCTCCGAATATCCCTTTTCCAAAACCGTTAAATGCACTACCAATGAGAAAATAATTAAGGCTTGTCGGGTCCAAATACTTAATGAACGTAGAAAGTATGATGGATAATATACCGATAAGCACCATATTACGCTTGCCGATTTTTTTAACGATCGGTGCCATGAAAAATATAGCAAGGATTCCTGGAACCGCCTTCACCAGACTGATGATTGAAAAATAGCTGGCATTTCCAAGTATATATTTTGCAAAATATAGTTCTGCCCCGACAAAACCTAATAGAGTATAATAACTAATGCAAAAAAGTGTGATAATCATCCAATATTTATTTTTGAATAAGGCTTTCACGCCTGAACTTAACTTTACTTTTTCCTCCTGTTTAGCTGTAGGAACGAATCCAACTCTTTCTTTTGTAGTCCGAAAAGTGATGTATAGCGTTACAACCGCTAGCACACCAAACAAAGTACCGGTCATAACCCAACCTAGCTGTCCACCTATACCGCTTGCCATCGGTTCCGTAATCATATTCACGAGAAGGGCTGAACTTTGTATAAAAAAGGCCCCAACGATCCCAATCATTGATCTAGTATGCTGTTCTTGAGTCATCATTCCGAGCAAGGTTTTAAATGGAATCGATACAGCCGTATACAGCAAAATAAATAAACTATAGGTTATCGCTGCGTAAGTGATTTTACCGGTCATACCAACATCCGGTACCGTGAATAAGAAGACTGTCGTAATGGCTAATGGAATGGGCATCCAAATGAGATAAGGACGAGCTTTGCCGTGCTTTGAATTCGTACGATCGACTAATATACCCATACCGATATCGCTTACCCCATCCCATAGACGAACAAAAAGCATGAGGGTACCAACGGCTCCTGCGGCTATACCAGCAACATCCGTATAAAAATAGGTTAGGAAGGAAGCAACTAGAGTCCAAATCAAAACATACCCAAAATCACCCAGTCCATAGCCGATTATTTCTTTACGGCCAGGTATGTCTTTATGAATTTCATTATTTTGAGAATAGTGATTTAAGCTAGTTTGCATAACCTTGTCTCCTGACTCTTGAATTTTTGCAGATTGAGATGACACCTGTTCGTTGACTACTAGAAGGCATAACCCTTTGCACAAAACATCTCTCCTTTAAGTAAGATTAACTATCTCCACCATTTCGAAAGAATTTTCCTATGTCCTTCCACTTAATGATTCATCTAATGCATTGATGTTTTCTTCTATCCCCCCAATGCGATCCGTTTCCAGTTCCGCTGATTTATCAGAGCTACTTATCGTCATTAATGTATTCTTGAAACTACTTGCTTTTTCCCGTACCTCTAATTTAAACTTATGGCTATATTTCGTGGCTAGTACACAAAATTTTATTGGTGATTCATAAGATGTTAGTCATTCCTATTTTCATAAAGAAAATAGCAGGAGAAGCAACGATAAATAATATTGCTTATACAAAATATGCGAAGAAGCCAATATCCCTCCCCCTAAAAGGATTACAAGGTTCTTAAAAGACAAAGAGTCGTCTAAAACGTGAAGAAACAAGGGCTATAAGCGCTGTCAAATTGCCTATAAAAGAGAGTTTCCCCGATATCTACAGGAAACCTCCCACAAAAGCTTGACTCAGTCATAAACAAAGCTTCCTTCACTATGAATATTTTATATATTAAAATAGTAGAAAAGGCTTTCTATCATTATAAAGCGAATAAATAGGGATAAGAATATAAAGAACAGGGGAGATAAACAGGTGGAAAAAGAAATAGAAGAACTTTTGAAGAAGAAAGAAAAAGCAAAACTTGGAGGCGGTGCGGACAAACTCGCACGCCAACGCGAAAATGGATTCTATACCGCTAGAGAACGGATTGAAAAATTAATCGATAAGGATTCGTTTGTAGAACTTGGAATGTTAGCTCATTCCGATCAACCGGGAACTGAAGAAAAGAGTGCCGGGGATGGCATTATTACAGGACTTGCAAAAGTCGATGGAAGGCATGTCGTTGTTCAGGCTGCTGACAAAACGGTTTTTGCCGGAACTGAAGGAATGGTCTATATGCGAAAGTCAAAGGCCATTCACAGCTATGCCATCAAACGCGGCCTGCCGATGCTCAATCTAAAGGAAGGCGGCGGACTCCGTATGCCTGACGGCATGGGTTCCGACCAATTTAGCCAGTTGCTCTTTCCCAATGAGCTTTTAACTCACCATCGGACAGTCCCAATGATGACTGCCATTTTGGGAGACAGCTTTGGTGGGCCCACCTGGACTGCCGCCTCCTCAGACTTTGTCACACAAGTGAAAGGCTCTACTATGGCAGTGGCAGGCCCTCGCATGCTTGAAGTCGCCACAGGAGAAAAAATCTCGAATGAAGAGCTTGGCGGCTGGAAGATTCATGCCGATTACACCGGCCAGGTCGATCGCTTTACAGACAATGAAGATGAAAGCATTGAAGAATTGAAGCAATTTTTTAGCTATATGCCATCGAATGCAAATGAAGAGCCACCTTTTAAAGAAACGAGCGATGATCCATACAGAAGACTCGATAAAGTCATTGATCTCGTGCCAACAAAACGGACAAGGGCTTATAACATGAAAAAAGTCATTAGAGAAATTGTCGATGATGGAAAATATTTTGAACTAAAACCGCTTTACGGCGAAGCGCTCGTAACTGCTTTAGCCCGTATTAACGGCAGGGTTGTCGGGATCATTGCTAATCAACCGATGAAATTTGCCGGGGCTGCAGGTGCAAAAGAATGCGACAAAGCAACCGATTTCATTTGCCTTTGTGACTCATACCATATTCCATTAATATTCTTGCATGATATTCCAGGCTTTCGTGTATCAAGTGATGCAGAAAAATTAAAAATGCCGACTAAAATTATGGTTTGGCTGCAAGCTCTTGCACAATCAACTGTGCCAAAGATTTCAGTTGTCATTCGAAAAAGCATTGGCGCCGCCTATGCTAATATGGCTGGACCAACAATGGGTGCTGATTTCGTCGTTGCTTGGCCGACAGCTGAAATTAATTTTACGGGCCCAGAAGTTGGGATCAACGTCGTCTTCGGACGCCAGCTTGAACATGCAGAAAATCCAAAAGAAGAAAGATTGGAATTACTCAAATTATGGGGTTTTGACAGCTCACCTTATAAAGCTGCCGGAAAACATTTCATTGATGACATTATTGATCCTAGAGACACAAGGAAATTCTTATCTCAAACGCTTGATTATGCATGCGCCAAAAACGGCTCAAGAGGTGAACGGCGTCTCGCAAATTGGCCGACAGGGTTTTAAATAATTACTATGTTAAATCTCTTTGGAATTTTCATATGCTGATATTGCTTAAATAAGAAAAACTAGCTGTTAGAAAGCTCTTACAGCCAGTTTTTTCTTTTTGGCTATTCCTTATCACTTCTGATGTCGTTACACCGTGCAGACTAGCTGTTTCACCTTATTATTCTTCCATCCAAATCGTTGAGAATATTGGCTTTCCAATCCGGTTAGGCTCAAAACCTTTGACTTTTGGGTTCATTGCCTCGGTAATCGGCTCAAAAATCACAGGGATAGCAATCGCTTCTTCAAGAATCGCTTTCTTGCTGATTTCCTGATAAAGCGCTGGGCGATCTTCCTGTTCATATGTGGATGCCGCTTCAGAAATCAGCGATGCGATTTCATCGGTCGTCTTCCCACCAGTGTTAAAGAATGTGTCTTGGTTAAACAAATAATTGACCGTCATCTGTGGATCCGGGCGACCTGTCCACGCCGAGAAAAGGGCCGGTACTTTCTTTTCAGAGAAATACGTTGCGGTAGCTTTGTTCACTTCCATTGGTTGAACTTCTACGTTAATTCCAATTTCCTTTAACTGGCCTTTTATCGCGTCCGCAATTTTCGTATCTTGGGCAAGCGCGTTCGTCACCATTGTAAATGAAACATTCTCCACACCGGCTTCTTCCAGAAGCTGTTTAGATTTTTCCGGCTCGTATTCGATCTCCATATTTGGATCCGATGCCCAGTATTCTTTCGGGAACACTTGCGTCGCTCCTTCGCCTGCACCGAAGTTTATTCCTTGGATAATCGCTTCCCTGTCAATGCCGTGAAGGACAGCTTGTCTTACGTTTTTATTGTCAAATGGTGGCATGGAAGTATTGATATAGATCAAGCGAAAACGAACAGGAAGGACATCTTTCAGTACGATATTTGCATCATTTTTCAGATTCTGAACATTGCTCGACGAAATGGATTCCGCATAATCGACTTCCCCAGATTTTAAAGCATTAATTCTTGTATTTTCGTCCGCGATGATTTTAACCGTTATCTTATCCAGATACGGCTCACCGTCTTTCCAATAATCTTCATATTTCTCATATACGACTTCTCCGTTTGGTGTATGTGACACTCTCTTGAAAGGCCCGGCTCCTATTGGATTTTGTGAAAAGTCTTCTCCATCTCCCTTCACTGCCGTAGGGGAGACCATCATACCACCCCGATCGGAAAGAGACAGCAAAAGAGAGGAATCCGGTCGTTTTAAATGCAGCTTAACCGTTAAGTCATCGACAACTTCGACACTATCAATATTTTCAAGGTCAGAAACATTCGACTCATCCGAATTATTCCGCTCAATATTAAATTTGACTGCTTCCGCATCAAATTCGGTGCCGTCATGGAAAGTTACCCCTTCTCTAAGATGAAGCTCCAATGTTTTGTCATCGGTGTATTCCCATGATTCCGCCAAACCAGGCTGCGGTTCAAGCTCTGCGTTGAATGAAATTAACGTATCATAGATTGGCCACAATAACGCGTGGTCACTGCCACTACTTCCTTTTATCGGATCATAATTTGAAGCATCCGTATAGTACGCAATCGTCACTTCGCCGCCCTGTTTAGGAGCTCCCTCTTCTGATTTATTAGCTTCCTTCGTGGATCCCTCTTTTGATTGGGACGTAGCTTCCCCCGAACCGGAGTTTGAGGAACATCCGGCGATCAGTAAAGCGAATGTGAATAAGAACAGTATCTTTACAATAAATGAAGTACTCTTTTGATTCATAGCTGCGATCCCCCCAATTCTTTTATTTGAAAGCGCTTTCCCAATTGCCTTTTATTATATTGTATTATTTTTTAAATTTATACAATATTTTTAAATTTGCATAGCGAGATTCGCTTTTAGCTATTCTCCCTTTTTTTCGTTCATTATTTTAATTTTTTTGGGCTCTTGGCTCATTGTTTTCGGGTGCCAATTCAATAAGAACGCCGTATGCATCTTTTGGATGAATGAATGAAAAATTCGTTCTGTCGAGGATGTTTAAATTTTCTTGCCTAAGTTGTGCAACAGCCTCTTTATAATCGGGATAACAGAAACAAACATGATGAATACCTTCTCCATGGTTTGCGATATACTTTGCAATCACACTCTCTTCAGAGGTTGGCTCCATAAGATACAAATGAAAATCGCCGACTTGGACAACAATGTCTCTATACCCTTCCGAAGGTACACCCCCGATTTCTGAAACGACCCCACCAAATTTTTCTTCGAAGAAACGTGATGCTTTTTCAAGATCTTTCACAGCAATCGCGAGATAGGGTACTTGCGTTACTTTACTCACCTTTAAACCCTCTTTCGTTATAAATATAAAAATCGAGATTATTACTCCTCACATATTAAAGAATCATTAAAAAATTGATTAGCGATTGAACAACCGTTATCTGCTCAATCGCTAGTTCATCAATTATAAAATTTTTGGCGAGATCAAAGCCTATTTGCCCAAGAGTGTTCCTCCGTCAACAACTAGCGTTGTCCCCGTGATAAATGATGCTTCGTCTGAAGCTAAAAATAGCATCGCGTTAGCAACTTCATCAGGCTGGCCAATTCTTCTTAAAGCGTTGGCCGTTGATAAGACTGGCCATTTCTTTGTCTTTTTCCATTCGGTCACAATGGCTGTATCGATCACTCCAGGTGCGATGGCATTTACGCGAATGTTGTGTTTCCCGAATTCTAATGCCGTGCTTTTCGTAACAGCGATGACCCCGTTTTTTGCAGCGGTATATCCTGCTTGAAGCTTTTGCCCTTTAATTCCGGCCACACTTGCCGTATTAATTATCGAACCGCCGTTTTCAAGCATTTCAGGTATGGCATATTTCATTCCAAGAAATACGCTTTTCATACAGACGTCGACAACACGATCCCAATCTTCTACGGGTACATCAGGAATTTTTGCTTCGGCATGCCCTATCCCTGCGTTGTTAACCATAATGTCAAGCTTTCCAAACGAATCGACAGTTGTCTTAACAAGCCTCTCTATATCTTCTGGAATTGTAACATCGACTTTTTGAAATTCAGCGACTCCCCCGTTGTCTTGAATCAGTTTTACAGTTTCTTGGCCTGTTTCTTCATTTATATCTGCAATCATGACTTTTGCGCCTTCTTTTACGAACAGGATTGCTGTGGCTCTGCCGATGCCACTGCCTCCCCCGGTAATGATTGCCGTTTTACCTTCTAAACGCATATACTCACCTTTTCCTGCATGATTTATTTTTGTAGAACAGGGTTCTCTTTTAGCTCTTGTTTCGCAATCGCATTGCGATGGACCTCATCCGGCCCGTCAGCAAGCCTTAATGTACGTAATCCGGCGTACATTTTCGCAAGCGGTGTATCTCCACTTACGCCAGCCGCTCCAAATGCCTGAATTGCACGGTCAACCACTTTTAGTGCCATATTTGGAGCAATAACTTTGATCATGGCGATTTCTTTTTTCGCTACTTTATTTCCGACTGTATCCATCATATAAGCTGCTTTTAGTGTTAATAATCGGGCTTGTTCAATTTCCATTCTTGAATCGGCAATCCATTCGCGAATAACGCCTTGATCAGCAAGCAGTTTGCCAAATGTTGTCCGACTTTGAATCCGGTCAATCATCAATTCTAGTGCCCGTTCGGCTACACCGATCGTTCTCATGCAATGATGGATTCGACCAGGCCCTAAACGCCCTTGTGCAATTTCAAATCCTCTGCCCTCACCTAAAATAACATTTGAAACAGGCACCCTTACGTCTTTTAGTTCAACTTCCGCATGGCCATGAGGGGCATCATCATAGCCGAATACCGGTAAATAACGCTTAATCGTAATGCCCTCTGTGTCAAGCGGCACAAGAATTTGGGATTGTTGCTGATGTCGCGGTGCGTCTGGATTCGTTTTTCCCATAACAATCGCAATTTTGCAACGAGGATCCATTGCACCGGAAGACCACCATTTGCGGCCATTGATGACATATTCATCCCCATCTCTTACAATGCTTAATTGAATGTTCGTCGCATCCGATGAAGCAACGTCAGGCTCAGTCATTAAAAAGGCTGA is from Pueribacillus theae and encodes:
- a CDS encoding SDR family NAD(P)-dependent oxidoreductase, with amino-acid sequence MRLEGKTAIITGGGSGIGRATAILFVKEGAKVMIADINEETGQETVKLIQDNGGVAEFQKVDVTIPEDIERLVKTTVDSFGKLDIMVNNAGIGHAEAKIPDVPVEDWDRVVDVCMKSVFLGMKYAIPEMLENGGSIINTASVAGIKGQKLQAGYTAAKNGVIAVTKSTALEFGKHNIRVNAIAPGVIDTAIVTEWKKTKKWPVLSTANALRRIGQPDEVANAMLFLASDEASFITGTTLVVDGGTLLGK
- a CDS encoding ABC transporter substrate-binding protein — its product is MNQKSTSFIVKILFLFTFALLIAGCSSNSGSGEATSQSKEGSTKEANKSEEGAPKQGGEVTIAYYTDASNYDPIKGSSGSDHALLWPIYDTLISFNAELEPQPGLAESWEYTDDKTLELHLREGVTFHDGTEFDAEAVKFNIERNNSDESNVSDLENIDSVEVVDDLTVKLHLKRPDSSLLLSLSDRGGMMVSPTAVKGDGEDFSQNPIGAGPFKRVSHTPNGEVVYEKYEDYWKDGEPYLDKITVKIIADENTRINALKSGEVDYAESISSSNVQNLKNDANIVLKDVLPVRFRLIYINTSMPPFDNKNVRQAVLHGIDREAIIQGINFGAGEGATQVFPKEYWASDPNMEIEYEPEKSKQLLEEAGVENVSFTMVTNALAQDTKIADAIKGQLKEIGINVEVQPMEVNKATATYFSEKKVPALFSAWTGRPDPQMTVNYLFNQDTFFNTGGKTTDEIASLISEAASTYEQEDRPALYQEISKKAILEEAIAIPVIFEPITEAMNPKVKGFEPNRIGKPIFSTIWMEE
- a CDS encoding acyl-CoA dehydrogenase; this encodes MYFEYSDKVKDLQKRVTEFLEENVYPNEKTYQDQLNEGESRWIVPSIMEELKEKAKKAGLWNLFLPESEYGAGLTNLEYAPLAEIMGRSPIGSEVFNCSAPDTGNMEVLVRYGTEEQKEKWLMPLLNGEIRSAFLMTEPDVASSDATNIQLSIVRDGDEYVINGRKWWSSGAMDPRCKIAIVMGKTNPDAPRHQQQSQILVPLDTEGITIKRYLPVFGYDDAPHGHAEVELKDVRVPVSNVILGEGRGFEIAQGRLGPGRIHHCMRTIGVAERALELMIDRIQSRTTFGKLLADQGVIREWIADSRMEIEQARLLTLKAAYMMDTVGNKVAKKEIAMIKVIAPNMALKVVDRAIQAFGAAGVSGDTPLAKMYAGLRTLRLADGPDEVHRNAIAKQELKENPVLQK
- a CDS encoding MFS transporter, which gives rise to MQTSLNHYSQNNEIHKDIPGRKEIIGYGLGDFGYVLIWTLVASFLTYFYTDVAGIAAGAVGTLMLFVRLWDGVSDIGMGILVDRTNSKHGKARPYLIWMPIPLAITTVFLFTVPDVGMTGKITYAAITYSLFILLYTAVSIPFKTLLGMMTQEQHTRSMIGIVGAFFIQSSALLVNMITEPMASGIGGQLGWVMTGTLFGVLAVVTLYITFRTTKERVGFVPTAKQEEKVKLSSGVKALFKNKYWMIITLFCISYYTLLGFVGAELYFAKYILGNASYFSIISLVKAVPGILAIFFMAPIVKKIGKRNMVLIGILSIILSTFIKYLDPTSLNYFLIGSAFNGFGKGIFGAMLYALINDTVEYGEWKSKVRTGGLVNSAASFGMKVGTGLGTAIVGWLLAFGGYVGNLSQQSDTALQMILYLNIHIPFLIAIIMFLLMWLYKLDKIYPQIVEELQRRKNE
- a CDS encoding AMP-binding protein — its product is MSTKAVWFPTEETMKESGLYSWIKELGFESYDELYEASIQDIPWFWKEAEKRANIEWFQPYHQVLDLSKGNAWPSWFVGGKLNLAYNCLERWLQQPEIAQRPAIIWEREDYEVEKYTYAELNNWVNQVANGLKQQGISKGDRVAIHMPMIPEVVVAVLAIIKLGAIFVPNFSGFGADPIAKRIDSAQAKMLITVDGFLRSGRIIPVKEEVDQALSMVSCVEKVVVVKRMDREIPWTEGRDLVWMEVESGIEEFEAEPMDSMEPFMVVYTSGTTGRPKGTVHNHGPYTVKGAFGTGDRQLGGVKLWITDMGWIMGPSHVFGSLLSASTMLLYEGSPTRPNVDRLWELVERHQITSLGIAPTLIRSLMQYGEEPVKKHDISSLKSVVSTGEPWNPDPWNWLYEKVLNKKMPIINFSGGTEIGGIILTNTPLKPIAPANFNARALGMDAQVYNSAGEPVVNEIGELVLRQTWLGITDGFWQDPERYEETYWNVWKDTWVHGDAVIQDEEGFWTIIGRSDDTLNVAGKRLGPAEVESIIIDHPAILESAVIGVPDTLKGEVPVCFVVLNQGYRATDALLEELMEMVSKRLGKALRPKHIYAVPDLPKTKNEKIMRRAIRSAYLNTDPGNLSSMDNPQSLDEIKKVIQ
- a CDS encoding acyl-CoA carboxylase subunit beta, yielding MEKEIEELLKKKEKAKLGGGADKLARQRENGFYTARERIEKLIDKDSFVELGMLAHSDQPGTEEKSAGDGIITGLAKVDGRHVVVQAADKTVFAGTEGMVYMRKSKAIHSYAIKRGLPMLNLKEGGGLRMPDGMGSDQFSQLLFPNELLTHHRTVPMMTAILGDSFGGPTWTAASSDFVTQVKGSTMAVAGPRMLEVATGEKISNEELGGWKIHADYTGQVDRFTDNEDESIEELKQFFSYMPSNANEEPPFKETSDDPYRRLDKVIDLVPTKRTRAYNMKKVIREIVDDGKYFELKPLYGEALVTALARINGRVVGIIANQPMKFAGAAGAKECDKATDFICLCDSYHIPLIFLHDIPGFRVSSDAEKLKMPTKIMVWLQALAQSTVPKISVVIRKSIGAAYANMAGPTMGADFVVAWPTAEINFTGPEVGINVVFGRQLEHAENPKEERLELLKLWGFDSSPYKAAGKHFIDDIIDPRDTRKFLSQTLDYACAKNGSRGERRLANWPTGF
- a CDS encoding VOC family protein, with the translated sequence MSKVTQVPYLAIAVKDLEKASRFFEEKFGGVVSEIGGVPSEGYRDIVVQVGDFHLYLMEPTSEESVIAKYIANHGEGIHHVCFCYPDYKEAVAQLRQENLNILDRTNFSFIHPKDAYGVLIELAPENNEPRAQKN